Sequence from the Streptomyces sp. NBC_00358 genome:
GCCCCCTTGACAAGCCTCGACCGACGGCGGCAATCTTCCATTAAGCAGAAATGAACTTCCGCAATACGGAATATCTCTGAATCGCCGGCCCGGCCGACAGCACGGCCGCCAGTACGGAAGGGAGCGCCGACCTCCATGGGATTCGCGGACCAGCGCTTCAACGTCAACCTGTCGATCCTCTTCACGGAACTCCCGCTCCTGGAACGCCCCGCGGCCGCCGCCGCGGCGGGCTTCACCGCGGTCGAGCTGTGGTGGCCCTGGGTCGACTCCCCCACCCCCGCGCGCTCCGAACTCGACGCCCTGAAGCGGGCGATCGAGGACGCGGGCGTCCGGCTGACGGGGCTGAACTTCTACGCCGGACAACTGCCCGGCCCCGACCGGGGCGCCCTGTCGGTCCCCGGGGAGGAGTCAAAGAGGTTCCGCGCCAACATCGATGTGGCCGCCGAGTTCGCCGGGTCACTGGGCTGCACGGCACTCAACGCCCTGTACGGCAACCGCGTCGAGGGCGTCGACCCGGCCGAACAGGACGCGCTCGCCCTGGAGAACCTGGTCCTCGCGGCGCGGGCCGCCGACCGGATCGGCGCGATCCTCCTCGTCGAGACCCTCAACGAGCGGGAGTCGCCGCACTATCCGCTGGTGAGCGCCCCGGCCGGCGTCGCGGTCGTCGACAAGGTCAACGAGGCGACCGGCCTCGGCAACGCCAAGTTCCTCATGGACCTCTACCACCTGTCCATGAACGGCGAGGACCTGCCGCGGGTGATCGCCGCCTACGCCGACCGGACCGGCCATGTGCAGATCGCCGACAACCCCGGCCGCGGCGCCCCGGGCACCGGCACCCTCCCGCTGGAGGAACTCCTCGACCAGCTCGCCAAGGCCGGCTACGAGGGCTGGGTCGGCCTGGAGTACAAGCCGGGCGACCGGCCGAGCGCCGAGGCCTTCGACTGGCTGCCCGCCGACGCCCGAGCCGCCCGCTGAGCGGCACCCCGACGACGTAAGCAGAGATCACAGAGAGGCACCCTCTTGAGCAACAACCTCCCCAAGGTGGCATGGATCGGTCTCGGCATCATGGGCTCGCCCATGGCGGAGAACCTGATCAAGGCCGGGTACGCCGTCACCGGCTTCACGCTGGAGCGGGACAAGCTGGAGCGCCTGGCCGCAGCGGGCGGCACCGCCGCCGGCTCGATAGCCGAGGCCGTGCGGGACGCCGACGTGGTGATCACGATGGTCCCCGCCTCCCCGCAGGTCGAGGCCATCGCGTACGGCCCCGACGGCATCCTGGAGAACGTGCGGTCCGGCGCGCTGCTGGTCGACATGTCCTCGATCACCCCGCAGACCTCGGTCGACCTCGCGCGGGCCGCCGCCGCGAAGGGCGTCCGCGTCCTGGACGCCCCCGTGTCCGGCGGCGAGGCCGGTGCGATCGAGGCCGTGCTGTCGATCATGGTCGGTGGCGAGCAGGCCGACTTCGACGAGGCGGAGCCCCTCTTCGAGGCGCTCGGCAGGACCATCGTGCTCTGCGGTCCGCACGGCTCGGGCCAGACCGTGAAGGCCGCCAACCAGCTCATCGTCGCCGTGAACATCCAGGCGTGCGCCGAGGCCGTGGTCTTCCTGGAGAAGTCCGGCGTCGACCTGAAGGCCGCACTCGACGTCCTCGGCGGCGGGCTCGCGGGCTCCACGGTGCTGGCGCGCAAGAAGGACAACTTCCTGAACCGCGACTTCAAGCCGGGCTTCCGGATCGACCTGCACCACAAGGACATGGGCATCGTCACGGACGCCGCCCGCAACGTGGGCGCCGCGCTGCCCGTCGGCGCCGTGGTCGCCCAGCTCGTCGCGAGTCTGCGTGCGCAGGGCGACGGCGGCCTCGACCACTCCGCACTGCTGCGCGCGGTCGAGCGCCTCTCCGGCGCGCGGATCTGAACCGGACGAAGAGCCGGCCCGGTTCCGTCCGGGCCCCTCGAACCTCCGGGCCGCGGTGGCGCCGACAACTGTCCTGTCGCGCCCAGGCGCCACCGCCGCCCGGACCTCATTCAACAAACTGTTGACGGAGAGATCGTCCCGGACCTATGCTCCACGAAGCGGAAGTCGAATTCCAAAACACTCCGCCGCCCTCTCGTACGGAAGGTCCACGATGTCGAAGCACGCGCTCACGGCCGTGTCCGGCGCCCCGGTCGCCGGTCCCGAGTACGGCAGGCGTGTGGAGGACGCGGTCCGCGTTCGGCGCGAGGACTGAGCTCCCGGACCGCGTCCTGGACGGCCCGGATGAGGGGTGACCGTTCAAGGACACGGTGCGGGCGGGGTGAGGACCGCGGCGGCCTGCGAGCCAGTGCGGTGGTGAAGGATCCGGTTCCCCTTCTCGACCAGAGGGAAGGGTGACTCCGGTCCGTCGCAGCCGCCGCGGTCCCTGCCACACACCGGCTTCGGCCAACCTCCCAGACCCCGTCCGGCGGCGCGAACGTACTGTCGCGCCCAGCCTCGCGCCGTCGGACGGCCACAACGTCACAGCACCACCGTGCGGCGGACAGGCCTCCGGAGACGGACGGCCCCGGCTCCGGGT
This genomic interval carries:
- a CDS encoding TIM barrel protein, with the protein product MGFADQRFNVNLSILFTELPLLERPAAAAAAGFTAVELWWPWVDSPTPARSELDALKRAIEDAGVRLTGLNFYAGQLPGPDRGALSVPGEESKRFRANIDVAAEFAGSLGCTALNALYGNRVEGVDPAEQDALALENLVLAARAADRIGAILLVETLNERESPHYPLVSAPAGVAVVDKVNEATGLGNAKFLMDLYHLSMNGEDLPRVIAAYADRTGHVQIADNPGRGAPGTGTLPLEELLDQLAKAGYEGWVGLEYKPGDRPSAEAFDWLPADARAAR
- a CDS encoding 2-hydroxy-3-oxopropionate reductase — protein: MSNNLPKVAWIGLGIMGSPMAENLIKAGYAVTGFTLERDKLERLAAAGGTAAGSIAEAVRDADVVITMVPASPQVEAIAYGPDGILENVRSGALLVDMSSITPQTSVDLARAAAAKGVRVLDAPVSGGEAGAIEAVLSIMVGGEQADFDEAEPLFEALGRTIVLCGPHGSGQTVKAANQLIVAVNIQACAEAVVFLEKSGVDLKAALDVLGGGLAGSTVLARKKDNFLNRDFKPGFRIDLHHKDMGIVTDAARNVGAALPVGAVVAQLVASLRAQGDGGLDHSALLRAVERLSGARI